From Salinibacterium sp. ZJ450, one genomic window encodes:
- a CDS encoding RNA polymerase-binding protein RbpA → MASGGSAIRGSRVGAGPMGEQDRGFQAERVAVSYWDELGNETVRYYSATLPDDEIPATIDSPSTGLPAGRDKDNPPQVTKLEPYKTHLAYVKERRTEEEAEALLEESLQQLRARRGMTA, encoded by the coding sequence GTGGCTTCAGGCGGTAGTGCAATTCGTGGTTCGCGCGTCGGCGCGGGCCCCATGGGGGAACAGGACCGCGGCTTCCAAGCCGAGCGTGTCGCCGTGTCCTACTGGGACGAACTCGGCAATGAGACGGTGCGCTACTATTCAGCCACCCTTCCCGACGACGAGATCCCCGCGACGATCGACAGCCCCTCAACCGGGCTGCCCGCCGGTCGCGACAAAGACAACCCGCCTCAGGTGACGAAGCTTGAGCCGTACAAGACGCACCTGGCATACGTCAAGGAGCGCCGCACCGAAGAAGAAGCTGAGGCGCTTCTCGAGGAGTCGCTGCAGCAGCTGCGCGCCCGCCGCGGCATGACCGCGTAG
- the pgl gene encoding 6-phosphogluconolactonase, which translates to MTNERRVLVHPDKISLAGSAAARFITKMIDVLETEDEAHVALTGGSMGIAVLDAINASAARDSLDWSRLHFWWGDERWVPRGHADRNDQQAIDALLTHVAVDESHVHTFPAPGEYEDLDAAADAYAAELANAAAEGSYPRFAVTFLGVGPDGHVASLFPGLPGIRETERSVIAVRNSPKPPPERLSLTLPVINNSDRVWLMLAGQDKASALGLTMAGVATDSVPAAGVQGRKRTVFFVDQEATAEVPEDLIAKNRYWTSADDN; encoded by the coding sequence GTGACGAATGAACGGCGGGTGCTCGTGCACCCAGACAAGATCTCCCTCGCCGGGTCGGCCGCGGCGCGGTTCATCACCAAGATGATCGACGTGCTCGAGACCGAAGACGAGGCGCATGTGGCGTTGACCGGCGGCTCGATGGGCATCGCCGTGCTGGACGCCATCAACGCCTCGGCCGCGCGCGACAGCCTGGACTGGTCGCGGCTGCACTTCTGGTGGGGCGACGAGCGCTGGGTGCCGCGCGGTCACGCTGACCGCAACGACCAGCAGGCGATCGACGCGTTGCTCACTCACGTGGCGGTCGACGAGTCGCATGTGCACACGTTCCCGGCTCCGGGCGAGTACGAGGATCTGGATGCCGCGGCCGACGCCTACGCGGCGGAGCTCGCGAACGCCGCTGCCGAGGGCAGCTACCCGCGGTTCGCCGTCACATTCCTCGGGGTGGGACCTGACGGACACGTGGCATCGCTGTTCCCTGGCCTGCCCGGCATCCGGGAAACCGAGAGAAGCGTCATCGCGGTGCGCAACTCGCCCAAGCCACCGCCGGAACGCCTCAGCCTCACCCTGCCGGTGATCAACAACTCCGACCGGGTCTGGCTGATGCTTGCCGGTCAGGACAAGGCATCCGCTCTCGGGCTCACCATGGCGGGGGTCGCGACCGACTCCGTTCCGGCCGCCGGAGTGCAGGGGCGCAAGCGCACGGTGTTCTTCGTCGACCAGGAGGCCACGGCCGAGGTTCCCGAGGATCTCATCGCGAAGAACCGGTACTGGACGTCAGCCGACGACAACTGA
- a CDS encoding heme A synthase, which yields MPRNRSLGGLSTGIKVFAWLSLFTQWAIIGTGGAVRLTGSGLGCPTWPTCTPDSLVPTAEMGIHGIIEFGNRTMTGVLGIVAVVMLVLLWRIRRERRDLFVLSLVLLAGILAQAIVGGITVWTGLNPVIVGFHYVASLVLVCVAAALVYRVYSPAGRRERVVSGRYAGLTHVTTAVLALTIAFGVLTTGAGPHSGDAAAGRNGFNAELLEHVHAWPGYALFALTIVLVIGAWRMPRLRSWTLALLAVELVQIAVGLYQARNGLPELAVGVHMVLAALLAAVMTVVLLAQKRPVAAEPLTPQS from the coding sequence GTGCCCCGCAATCGTTCGCTCGGCGGGCTGTCGACCGGCATCAAAGTTTTCGCCTGGCTGTCCCTCTTCACCCAGTGGGCGATCATCGGAACGGGCGGCGCCGTGCGCCTCACCGGCTCCGGGCTTGGCTGCCCCACCTGGCCGACCTGCACGCCGGATTCCCTCGTCCCCACCGCCGAGATGGGCATCCACGGCATCATCGAGTTCGGCAACCGCACGATGACCGGGGTGCTTGGCATCGTCGCGGTGGTGATGCTCGTGTTGCTCTGGCGCATCCGGCGTGAGCGGCGCGACCTGTTCGTGCTCAGCCTGGTGCTGCTCGCCGGAATCCTCGCCCAGGCGATCGTCGGCGGCATCACCGTGTGGACCGGCCTCAACCCGGTGATCGTCGGCTTCCACTACGTCGCGTCGCTCGTCCTGGTCTGTGTCGCCGCTGCCCTGGTCTACCGGGTGTACTCCCCCGCCGGGCGGCGGGAGCGGGTCGTGTCCGGCCGATATGCCGGTCTCACCCACGTGACGACGGCGGTGCTGGCGCTCACGATCGCCTTCGGGGTGCTCACCACCGGCGCGGGACCGCACTCCGGCGACGCGGCCGCCGGCCGCAACGGCTTCAACGCCGAACTGCTGGAGCACGTGCACGCGTGGCCCGGCTATGCCCTGTTCGCGCTGACCATCGTGCTCGTGATTGGAGCATGGCGGATGCCGCGGCTCAGGTCGTGGACGCTGGCGCTGCTCGCGGTGGAACTGGTGCAGATCGCCGTCGGCCTCTACCAGGCGCGCAACGGCCTGCCCGAACTCGCCGTCGGCGTGCACATGGTGCTCGCCGCGCTGCTGGCCGCGGTGATGACGGTGGTGCTGCTGGCGCAGAAGCGCCCGGTCGCCGCCGAGCCCCTCACGCCGCAGAGTTAG
- the zwf gene encoding glucose-6-phosphate dehydrogenase: MPPVEIAPGINPLRLPTDRRLNRIAGPSALIIFGVTGDLSRKKLMPAVYDLANRGLLPAGFALVGFARRDWETQDFEREVHDAVKKYARTPFDEAVWQQLSQGIRFVQGEFDDPAAFARLKATLEELDSSRGTMGNHAFYLSIPPKAFPLVTEQLRSAGLAEQSDNSWRRVVIEKPFGSDLKSARELNAVVESVFPPGSVFRIDHYLGKETVQNILALRFANELWEPIWNSNYVDHVQITMAEDIGVGGRAGYYDGIGAARDVIQNHLLQLLALTAMEEPNSFDAADLRAEKEKVLAAVRLTDDLAASTARGQYAGGWQGGEKVLGFLDEDGMNPESLTETYAAMRLDINTRRWAGVPFYLRAGKRLGRRVTEIAVVFKRAPQYLFAESQTSELGENAIVIRVQPDEGVTIRFGSKVPGASLQIRDVTMDFGYGHAFTEASPEAYERLILDVLLGDPPLFPRHAEVELSWKILDPIEEFWQTQGQPEQYKPGTWGPSSADELMARDGRTWRRP, encoded by the coding sequence ATGCCCCCCGTGGAGATCGCGCCCGGGATCAACCCGCTGCGCCTGCCCACCGATCGTCGACTCAACCGCATAGCCGGACCGAGCGCGCTCATCATCTTCGGCGTGACGGGTGACCTGTCGCGCAAGAAACTGATGCCGGCGGTGTACGACCTGGCGAACCGCGGGCTGCTGCCCGCGGGGTTTGCCCTGGTCGGCTTCGCCCGACGCGACTGGGAGACCCAGGACTTCGAACGGGAGGTGCACGACGCGGTCAAGAAGTACGCGCGTACCCCGTTCGACGAGGCGGTCTGGCAGCAACTCAGCCAGGGCATCCGCTTCGTCCAGGGTGAGTTCGACGACCCTGCCGCGTTCGCGCGGTTGAAGGCGACGCTCGAGGAGCTCGACTCCTCCAGGGGAACGATGGGCAACCACGCGTTCTACCTGTCGATCCCGCCGAAGGCGTTCCCGCTGGTCACCGAGCAGTTGCGATCCGCGGGGCTCGCTGAGCAGTCCGACAACTCGTGGCGCCGCGTGGTGATCGAGAAGCCGTTCGGCAGCGACCTGAAATCCGCCCGCGAGTTGAACGCGGTGGTGGAGTCGGTCTTCCCACCCGGTTCGGTGTTCCGCATCGACCACTACCTCGGCAAGGAGACGGTTCAGAATATTCTGGCGCTGCGCTTCGCCAACGAGCTGTGGGAGCCGATCTGGAACAGCAACTATGTCGACCACGTGCAGATCACGATGGCCGAAGACATCGGAGTGGGCGGCCGTGCCGGCTACTACGACGGCATCGGCGCGGCCCGCGACGTGATCCAGAACCACCTGCTGCAGTTGCTCGCGCTCACCGCCATGGAGGAGCCGAACTCGTTCGACGCCGCCGACCTGCGCGCCGAGAAGGAGAAGGTGCTGGCTGCAGTGCGCCTGACCGATGATCTTGCCGCGTCGACCGCGCGCGGGCAATACGCCGGCGGCTGGCAGGGTGGCGAGAAGGTGCTCGGCTTCCTCGACGAGGACGGCATGAACCCGGAATCGCTCACCGAGACCTACGCGGCAATGCGGCTGGACATCAACACGCGCCGCTGGGCGGGCGTGCCGTTCTACCTGCGCGCGGGCAAGCGCCTGGGCCGTCGCGTCACCGAGATCGCGGTGGTGTTCAAACGAGCACCGCAGTACCTCTTCGCCGAAAGCCAGACTTCCGAGCTCGGTGAGAACGCGATCGTGATTCGGGTGCAGCCCGACGAGGGCGTCACCATCCGGTTCGGGTCGAAGGTGCCGGGGGCCAGCCTGCAGATCCGCGACGTCACCATGGACTTCGGCTACGGTCACGCCTTCACCGAGGCGAGCCCGGAAGCCTACGAGCGGCTCATCCTCGACGTGCTGCTCGGCGACCCGCCGCTGTTCCCCCGCCACGCTGAGGTTGAACTCAGCTGGAAGATCCTCGACCCGATCGAGGAGTTCTGGCAGACCCAGGGTCAGCCGGAACAGTACAAGCCCGGCACCTGGGGTCCGAGCTCCGCCGATGAACTGATGGCCCGCGACGGCCGCACCTGGAGGCGTCCATGA
- a CDS encoding glucose-6-phosphate isomerase, with protein sequence MSIKIGVSGAAAEAVGRIVPQLVSDLVASRITDQDETLWGPDAEAEAGKRLGWTESIVVSRPLVDDILALRHKLRADGVDHIVLGGMGGSSLAPEVITRTEGVALTVLDSTSPGQVLAALNDRLASTAVVISSKSGGTVETDSQKRVYEQAFRDAGIDPIDRIIIVTDPGSPLDISAREAGYRVFNADPNVGGRYSALTAFGLVPSGLAGVDIKRLLDEAEAVSLELAQDIPSNPGLVLGAAIAGTRPLKNKLAIVADGTHILGFADWAEQLIAESTGKNGTGLLPVVFGTDAPELSADLPDLQVIRLVGDWNDTKEVEEGEIEITGTLGAQLLTWEYATAVAGRLLGINPFDQPDVESAKVAARGLLDARPEPAAPLFVAEGVEVRGAVAEHATTLDAALEALFDQLSDTGYVSVQAYVDRVAHPDFEKLRNLIAEKTGRPVTFGWGPRFLHSTGQFHKGGPAIGVFLQILASEPHDLEIPDRPFTFGQLIQAQAAGDATVLGEHGRPVLTLTLTEPANGLATLARALG encoded by the coding sequence GTGAGCATCAAGATCGGCGTGAGCGGCGCGGCAGCGGAGGCTGTCGGCCGCATCGTGCCGCAGCTGGTCAGCGACCTCGTTGCCAGCCGCATCACCGATCAGGATGAGACCCTGTGGGGCCCCGACGCGGAAGCCGAGGCGGGCAAGCGCCTCGGCTGGACCGAGTCGATCGTGGTATCGCGGCCCCTGGTCGACGACATCCTCGCGCTCCGTCACAAGCTGCGCGCCGACGGCGTCGACCACATCGTGCTCGGCGGGATGGGCGGATCCTCGCTCGCCCCCGAGGTGATCACCCGCACCGAGGGCGTCGCACTGACCGTGCTTGACTCGACCTCCCCCGGACAGGTGCTCGCCGCGCTGAACGACCGTCTCGCGAGCACCGCCGTGGTGATCTCGTCCAAGTCCGGCGGCACCGTCGAAACCGACAGCCAGAAGCGGGTGTACGAGCAGGCGTTCCGCGACGCCGGCATCGACCCGATCGACCGGATCATCATCGTCACCGATCCCGGATCGCCGCTCGACATCTCGGCGCGCGAAGCCGGCTACCGCGTGTTCAACGCCGACCCTAACGTCGGCGGGCGCTACTCGGCGCTCACCGCGTTCGGGCTGGTGCCGTCCGGACTCGCCGGTGTCGACATCAAGCGCCTGCTCGACGAGGCCGAAGCGGTCTCCCTGGAGCTTGCGCAGGACATCCCGTCGAACCCCGGCCTCGTGCTGGGCGCGGCGATCGCGGGCACCCGGCCGCTGAAGAACAAGCTGGCCATCGTCGCCGACGGCACCCACATCCTGGGCTTCGCCGATTGGGCGGAGCAGCTGATCGCCGAATCGACAGGCAAGAACGGCACCGGACTGCTTCCGGTGGTGTTCGGCACCGACGCTCCGGAGCTCTCCGCCGACCTGCCCGACTTGCAGGTGATTCGCCTGGTCGGTGACTGGAACGACACCAAGGAGGTCGAGGAGGGCGAGATCGAGATCACCGGCACCCTCGGCGCGCAGCTGCTCACCTGGGAGTACGCCACCGCGGTCGCCGGCCGCCTGCTCGGCATCAACCCGTTCGACCAGCCAGACGTCGAGTCGGCCAAGGTGGCCGCGCGCGGCCTGCTGGACGCCCGACCCGAACCGGCCGCGCCGCTGTTCGTGGCAGAGGGAGTCGAGGTCCGCGGGGCAGTCGCCGAGCACGCCACGACGCTGGATGCCGCGCTCGAGGCCCTGTTCGACCAGCTCTCCGACACCGGATACGTGTCAGTTCAGGCGTACGTCGACCGGGTCGCTCACCCCGATTTCGAGAAGCTCCGCAACCTGATCGCCGAGAAGACCGGACGCCCGGTCACCTTCGGTTGGGGTCCGCGCTTCCTGCACTCGACTGGTCAGTTCCACAAGGGTGGACCCGCGATCGGCGTGTTCCTGCAGATCCTTGCCAGCGAGCCGCACGACCTGGAGATCCCGGACCGTCCGTTCACGTTCGGACAGTTGATCCAGGCGCAGGCTGCCGGAGACGCGACCGTGCTCGGCGAGCACGGCCGCCCGGTGCTGACCCTCACCCTCACCGAACCGGCGAACGGGCTGGCCACGCTCGCGCGCGCGCTCGGCTAG
- the tal gene encoding transaldolase: MTNSTPTQALSDLGVSIWLDDLSRDRIVSGGLKELMADRNVVGVTTNPTIFASALAKGTTYDAQVAELAKTGADVTEAVFEITTHDVTTACDILRPVYDASNGFDGRVSIEVEPARANHTEDTIAEAKTLWAKVDRPNVMIKIPATVEGLDAITATIAEGISVNVTLIFSLTRYREVINAYLTGLEKAKAAGHDLSTIHSVASFFVSRVDTEIDKRLEAVGTDEAKALKSKAGVANARLAYEVFEQSFDSERAKTLLAAGANIQRPLWASTGVKDPSLPDTLYVTELAVKNTVNTMPEKTLEATFDHGVIEGDKVTASYAEANATMDAIAAQGVSYDDVTELLEREGVDKFVVSWNELLDTVTAALDAAKVEAK; the protein is encoded by the coding sequence ATGACGAACAGCACCCCCACCCAGGCCCTCTCCGACCTCGGCGTCAGCATCTGGCTCGACGACCTGTCCCGCGACCGCATCGTCTCCGGCGGCCTGAAAGAGCTGATGGCCGACCGCAACGTCGTCGGTGTCACCACCAACCCCACGATCTTCGCCTCCGCGCTTGCCAAGGGCACCACCTACGACGCGCAGGTCGCGGAACTGGCCAAGACCGGCGCCGACGTCACCGAAGCCGTGTTCGAGATCACCACGCACGACGTGACCACGGCCTGCGACATCCTGCGCCCGGTCTACGACGCCAGCAACGGCTTCGACGGCCGCGTCTCGATCGAGGTTGAGCCGGCGCGCGCCAACCACACCGAGGACACCATCGCCGAGGCGAAGACCCTGTGGGCCAAGGTCGACCGTCCCAACGTGATGATCAAGATCCCGGCAACGGTCGAGGGCCTGGACGCCATCACCGCCACCATCGCCGAGGGCATCAGCGTCAACGTCACCCTGATCTTCAGCCTGACGCGCTACCGCGAGGTCATCAACGCGTACCTCACCGGGCTGGAGAAGGCGAAGGCCGCCGGTCACGACCTGTCCACCATCCACTCGGTCGCCTCGTTCTTCGTGTCGCGCGTCGACACCGAGATCGACAAGCGCCTCGAAGCGGTCGGCACCGACGAGGCCAAGGCCTTGAAGAGCAAGGCTGGCGTTGCGAACGCGCGCCTCGCCTACGAGGTGTTCGAGCAGTCCTTCGACTCCGAGCGGGCCAAGACCTTGCTCGCCGCCGGAGCGAACATTCAGCGCCCGCTGTGGGCGTCGACCGGTGTCAAGGACCCCAGCCTGCCCGACACGCTGTACGTGACCGAGCTCGCCGTCAAGAACACGGTCAACACCATGCCGGAGAAGACGCTGGAAGCCACCTTCGACCACGGCGTGATCGAGGGCGACAAGGTCACCGCTAGCTACGCGGAGGCCAACGCCACGATGGACGCAATCGCCGCGCAGGGTGTCTCATACGACGACGTCACCGAGCTGCTCGAGCGTGAGGGCGTGGACAAGTTCGTAGTCTCCTGGAACGAACTGCTCGACACCGTCACCGCAGCGCTCGACGCGGCGAAGGTCGAGGCCAAGTGA
- a CDS encoding glucose-6-phosphate dehydrogenase assembly protein OpcA, translating to MIVDLPNTTTSAVSKSIVSIREEGGVVALGRVLTLVIAVPIGDEEEAIKAANDASREHPMRVIVVSTDPTKPNRLDAEIRVGGDAGASEVIVLRAYGEIAADEEGLVMALLLPDAPVVAWWPREAPPVPSTSPLGRIAQRRISDAAAAADPAAAIARCSVSYAPGDTDFAWTRLTLWRAQLAAVLDQPPYEPITGIDVTGASDSPSTMLLAAWLTLQLEVPVNLTMTSPDEERGGIHGVRLHRASGVIDLEREIPGVATLTQPNQPVHDISLPRRNLRDCLSEELRRLDPDVLFGRVITDGVALIADQAAVTTPFPTGKGQA from the coding sequence ATGATCGTCGACCTGCCCAACACCACCACCAGCGCGGTGTCGAAGAGCATTGTCAGCATCCGCGAGGAGGGCGGCGTCGTCGCTCTCGGGCGTGTGCTGACGCTCGTCATCGCGGTCCCGATCGGCGATGAGGAAGAGGCCATCAAGGCCGCGAACGACGCCTCCCGCGAGCATCCGATGCGGGTCATCGTGGTCTCCACCGACCCCACGAAGCCCAACCGCCTCGATGCCGAGATCCGGGTGGGCGGCGACGCCGGGGCCAGCGAGGTCATCGTGCTGCGCGCCTACGGCGAGATCGCCGCCGACGAGGAGGGCCTGGTGATGGCGCTGCTGCTTCCGGATGCCCCCGTGGTGGCCTGGTGGCCGCGCGAGGCTCCCCCGGTGCCCAGCACCTCCCCGTTGGGACGGATCGCGCAGCGCCGGATCAGCGATGCCGCCGCCGCGGCCGACCCGGCGGCGGCGATCGCCCGTTGCTCGGTGTCCTACGCGCCCGGCGACACCGACTTCGCCTGGACCCGCCTCACCCTGTGGCGGGCGCAGCTTGCCGCGGTGCTCGACCAGCCGCCGTACGAGCCGATCACCGGAATCGACGTGACCGGGGCATCCGACTCCCCCTCGACCATGCTGCTCGCCGCGTGGCTGACATTGCAGCTCGAGGTGCCGGTGAACCTCACCATGACCAGCCCCGACGAGGAGCGAGGCGGAATCCACGGAGTGCGGTTGCACCGAGCGAGCGGTGTGATCGATCTGGAGCGGGAGATCCCGGGCGTCGCGACGCTCACCCAGCCGAACCAGCCGGTGCACGACATCTCGCTGCCCCGCCGCAACCTGCGCGACTGCCTCTCGGAAGAGTTGCGCAGACTCGATCCCGATGTTTTGTTTGGACGAGTGATCACGGACGGAGTGGCGCTGATCGCCGACCAGGCGGCCGTCACCACCCCGTTCCCGACCGGGAAAGGCCAGGCGTAG
- the tkt gene encoding transketolase → MAALQWDSIDNQAVDTARVLAADAVEKVGNGHPGTAMSLAPAAYLLFQKVMRHDPSDQHWLGRDRFILSAGHSSLTQYVQLYLGGYGLELDDLKKLRTWGSLTPGHPEFGHTDGVEITTGPLGQGLASAVGFAYAARYERGLFDPDAADGTSPFDHNIYVIAGDGDLQEGITSEAGSLAGHQQLGNLIAIYDSNQISIEDDTNIAFTEDVQARYEAYGWQVQVVDWKKTGEYVEDIQALNAAIEAAQAETSKPSLIILKTIIGWPAPKKQNTGKIHGSALGAEELAAVKEVLGFDPAKNFVVADEVIEHTRKAIDRGAERRAEWQKSFDAWAEANADKKALLDRLLRGELPEGIDAALPVFEPGKDVSTRAASGKVLNALGAIVPELWGGSADLAESNNTTIEGAKSFVPEQYSTAAWKGDKYGRVLHFGIREHAMGAILNGIVLHGPTRAFGGTFLIFSDYMRPAVRLAALMKVPSIFVWTHDSVALGEDGPTHQPVEQLSTLRAIPGLEIVRPGDANEVAWAWKTILERRNAPAGIALTRQNIPVFARGEGDASGDTFASAKNVAKGGYVLAEAPNGTPDVIFIATGSEVQLAVNAREALKADGINARVVSMPSVEWFEEQSAEYKESVLPAAVKARVSIEAGLDLTWQRYVGDAGRSVSIEHFGASADYKTLFHKFGITTEAALAAAKESLAAL, encoded by the coding sequence GTGGCAGCACTCCAATGGGATTCCATTGACAACCAGGCAGTAGACACCGCTCGAGTTCTCGCGGCGGATGCCGTGGAGAAGGTCGGTAACGGACACCCGGGGACGGCCATGAGCCTTGCTCCCGCGGCGTACCTGCTCTTCCAGAAGGTCATGCGCCATGACCCCAGCGACCAGCACTGGCTCGGTCGGGACCGGTTCATCCTGTCTGCGGGCCACAGCTCGCTGACCCAGTACGTCCAGCTTTACCTGGGCGGCTACGGCCTCGAGCTCGACGACCTCAAGAAGCTGCGCACCTGGGGCTCGCTGACCCCCGGCCACCCCGAGTTCGGTCACACCGACGGCGTGGAGATCACCACCGGCCCGCTCGGCCAGGGACTCGCGTCCGCCGTGGGCTTCGCCTACGCCGCCCGCTACGAGCGTGGCCTGTTTGACCCGGATGCCGCGGACGGCACCAGCCCGTTCGATCACAACATCTACGTGATCGCCGGCGACGGTGACCTGCAGGAGGGCATCACCAGCGAGGCCGGATCGCTCGCCGGCCACCAGCAGCTCGGCAACCTCATCGCGATCTACGACTCCAACCAGATCTCGATCGAAGACGACACCAACATCGCCTTCACCGAAGACGTACAGGCCCGGTACGAGGCGTACGGCTGGCAGGTTCAGGTCGTCGATTGGAAGAAGACCGGCGAGTACGTCGAGGACATCCAGGCGCTGAACGCCGCCATCGAGGCAGCCCAGGCCGAGACCTCCAAGCCCAGCCTGATCATCCTGAAGACGATCATCGGCTGGCCCGCCCCGAAGAAGCAGAACACCGGCAAGATCCACGGCTCCGCGCTCGGCGCCGAGGAGCTCGCCGCCGTCAAGGAGGTGCTCGGCTTCGACCCGGCCAAGAACTTCGTCGTCGCCGACGAGGTCATCGAGCACACCCGGAAGGCCATCGATCGTGGCGCCGAGAGGCGCGCAGAGTGGCAGAAGTCCTTCGACGCGTGGGCCGAGGCCAACGCTGACAAGAAGGCGCTGCTCGACCGGCTCCTCCGCGGCGAACTGCCCGAGGGCATCGACGCCGCGCTGCCGGTGTTCGAGCCGGGCAAGGACGTCTCCACCCGCGCCGCATCCGGCAAGGTGCTGAACGCCCTGGGCGCGATCGTGCCAGAACTGTGGGGCGGCTCCGCCGACCTCGCAGAGTCGAACAACACCACCATCGAGGGTGCCAAGTCGTTCGTGCCTGAGCAGTACTCCACGGCTGCGTGGAAGGGCGACAAGTACGGCCGAGTGCTGCACTTCGGCATCCGCGAGCACGCCATGGGCGCCATCCTGAACGGCATCGTGCTGCACGGCCCGACCCGCGCATTCGGTGGAACCTTCCTGATCTTCAGCGACTACATGCGCCCCGCGGTGCGTCTGGCTGCACTCATGAAGGTGCCGTCGATCTTCGTCTGGACGCACGACTCCGTCGCGCTCGGTGAAGACGGCCCCACCCACCAGCCGGTCGAGCAGCTGTCCACGCTGCGCGCCATCCCCGGTCTTGAGATCGTGCGCCCGGGAGATGCCAACGAGGTGGCCTGGGCCTGGAAGACGATCCTCGAGCGCCGCAACGCGCCGGCCGGTATCGCGCTGACCCGCCAGAACATCCCGGTGTTCGCGCGTGGTGAGGGTGACGCCAGCGGCGACACGTTCGCGTCGGCGAAGAACGTCGCCAAGGGCGGCTACGTGTTGGCAGAGGCCCCGAACGGCACCCCAGACGTGATCTTCATCGCCACCGGGTCCGAGGTTCAGCTCGCCGTCAACGCCCGCGAGGCGCTCAAGGCCGACGGCATCAACGCGCGCGTCGTGTCGATGCCGAGCGTCGAGTGGTTCGAAGAGCAGAGCGCGGAGTACAAGGAGTCCGTTCTGCCCGCCGCCGTCAAGGCGCGGGTGTCGATCGAGGCCGGCCTCGACCTGACCTGGCAGCGTTACGTCGGCGACGCCGGCCGCAGCGTCTCGATCGAGCACTTCGGTGCCTCGGCCGACTACAAGACCCTGTTCCACAAGTTCGGGATCACCACCGAGGCTGCTCTCGCGGCCGCCAAGGAATCGCTGGCCGCCCTCTAG
- the secG gene encoding preprotein translocase subunit SecG, translating to MDILQVVLQVLLGITSLLLTLLILLHRGRGGGLSDMFGGGVTSNLGASGVAERNLNRITVILAVVWITCIVVLGLITKFDSGI from the coding sequence GTGGATATTCTTCAGGTCGTGCTGCAGGTTCTCCTCGGCATCACGAGCCTCCTGCTCACGCTGCTGATCCTGCTGCACCGCGGGCGCGGTGGCGGCTTGTCCGACATGTTCGGCGGCGGCGTCACCTCAAACCTGGGAGCATCCGGGGTCGCGGAGCGCAACCTGAACCGCATCACGGTGATCCTCGCCGTCGTGTGGATCACCTGCATCGTGGTGCTCGGGCTCATCACCAAGTTCGACTCGGGCATCTAG
- a CDS encoding heme o synthase yields the protein MNVAVEPQIRAPRTGFRRTVKAYVSLTKPRVTELLLVTTAPVMILAQNGIPNLWLMLATLIGGSMSAGAASAFNCYFDRDIDKLMHRTENRPLVTGEITPRAALIFASTLAVLSTVWLLVFTNWLAAALSVAAIFFYVVVYTLVLKRRTEQNIVWGGIAGCFPVVIGWSAVTGSLTWAPVILFAVVFLWTPPHYWPLSMKYRDDYENAGVPMLAVLRGHAEVGLQTILYAWATVACSLLLIPVASMGLLYSAVALIAGGWFVFETHRLYSQAIRGEKVRPMLVFQASITYLTLLFLAVGVDPLLPF from the coding sequence ATGAACGTAGCCGTAGAACCCCAAATCCGGGCCCCCCGCACCGGGTTCCGGCGCACGGTCAAGGCGTACGTCTCGCTGACCAAACCGCGGGTGACCGAGTTGCTCTTGGTCACCACGGCGCCCGTGATGATCCTTGCCCAGAACGGCATCCCGAACCTGTGGCTGATGCTTGCCACCCTCATCGGCGGCTCGATGAGCGCCGGGGCGGCAAGTGCGTTCAACTGCTACTTCGACCGCGACATCGACAAGCTGATGCACCGCACCGAGAACCGACCGCTAGTGACGGGGGAGATCACCCCACGGGCTGCGCTGATCTTCGCCTCGACGCTGGCCGTGCTGTCGACGGTGTGGCTGCTGGTGTTCACCAACTGGCTCGCCGCGGCGCTGTCGGTTGCCGCGATCTTCTTCTATGTCGTGGTGTACACGCTGGTGCTGAAGCGGCGCACCGAGCAGAACATCGTCTGGGGCGGAATCGCCGGATGCTTCCCCGTGGTGATCGGCTGGTCGGCGGTGACCGGATCGTTGACCTGGGCACCCGTCATCCTGTTCGCCGTCGTCTTTCTCTGGACGCCGCCGCACTACTGGCCGCTGTCGATGAAGTACCGCGACGACTACGAGAACGCGGGAGTGCCGATGCTCGCCGTGCTGCGCGGCCACGCCGAGGTGGGTCTGCAGACCATCCTGTACGCGTGGGCGACCGTGGCGTGCTCGTTGCTGCTGATCCCGGTGGCGTCGATGGGGCTGCTGTACAGTGCCGTCGCGCTGATCGCCGGCGGATGGTTCGTCTTCGAGACGCACCGACTGTACAGCCAGGCGATCCGCGGCGAGAAGGTGCGCCCGATGCTGGTCTTCCAGGCGAGCATCACCTACCTGACGCTGCTGTTCCTGGCTGTGGGCGTAGACCCGCTGCTGCCCTTCTAA